The proteins below come from a single Roseiflexus sp. RS-1 genomic window:
- a CDS encoding RidA family protein yields the protein MERAVVQTPDAPQAIGPYSQAINAGNLVFCSGQIPLTPDGALIEGDVAAQTRQVLTNLQAVLTAAGSSLDQVVKTTVFLADMGDFAAMNAVYAEFFPANPPARSTVQVARLPRDARVEIEAIALRRSAS from the coding sequence ATGGAACGTGCAGTCGTGCAAACGCCGGATGCGCCTCAGGCGATTGGACCCTATTCCCAGGCGATTAACGCTGGCAATCTCGTGTTCTGCTCCGGTCAGATACCCCTGACACCCGATGGCGCCCTGATCGAGGGGGATGTTGCTGCGCAAACGCGCCAGGTGCTGACCAACCTTCAGGCAGTGCTGACAGCTGCTGGCAGTTCGCTCGATCAGGTGGTCAAAACAACCGTCTTTCTCGCCGACATGGGAGACTTTGCTGCAATGAACGCGGTGTATGCCGAATTCTTTCCCGCAAACCCGCCAGCGCGTTCGACCGTCCAGGTGGCGCGGCTGCCGCGCGACGCGCGGGTGGAGATCGAAGCGATTGCGTTGAGGCGTTCCGCGTCATGA
- a CDS encoding glycoside hydrolase family 32 protein: MTSNDRYRPGYHFTPPGGWMNDPNGLIQWHGRYHMFYQHNPHEARWGFIHWGHAVSNDLIRWTDLPIALAPEPGSPRGDGCWSGVAVDDHGIPTLVYTEVRNGVQLPYIATGSDDLVTWRKHPRNPVIPGPPEGLEVAGFRDHCVWREGDEWRQIIGSGIVGQGGACFLYRGRSLLEWEYLGLLCVGSVGENDEMWECPDFFASGGRHVLVLSPLPLNQAVYLVGRYQANRFTPEVHGTVDGSANFYAPQSFVDQQGRRIMDGWMAARGAQRNGSTERRMVRGNVIAAPDHSPR; the protein is encoded by the coding sequence ATGACATCAAACGATCGATACCGACCCGGGTATCACTTTACCCCGCCTGGTGGCTGGATGAACGACCCAAATGGGTTAATTCAGTGGCATGGTCGTTACCACATGTTCTACCAGCACAATCCGCACGAGGCGCGCTGGGGTTTTATCCACTGGGGGCACGCTGTCAGCAATGACCTGATACGCTGGACCGATCTGCCGATCGCGCTGGCACCGGAACCAGGTTCACCGCGCGGTGATGGGTGCTGGTCTGGCGTGGCTGTGGATGATCATGGCATTCCCACGCTGGTGTATACCGAAGTGCGGAATGGCGTCCAGTTGCCGTATATTGCGACCGGCAGCGATGATCTGGTGACGTGGCGGAAACATCCGCGCAACCCGGTGATACCCGGTCCACCCGAAGGACTGGAGGTTGCCGGTTTTCGCGACCACTGTGTCTGGCGCGAGGGCGATGAGTGGCGCCAGATCATCGGATCGGGAATTGTGGGGCAGGGAGGTGCGTGCTTTCTGTATCGCGGTCGCAGCCTGCTGGAGTGGGAGTATCTCGGTCTGCTGTGTGTCGGGAGTGTTGGCGAGAACGACGAGATGTGGGAATGCCCGGACTTCTTCGCATCTGGCGGGCGGCATGTGCTGGTTCTTTCGCCGCTTCCGCTCAATCAGGCAGTCTATCTGGTCGGGCGGTACCAGGCGAACCGATTCACTCCTGAAGTGCACGGTACGGTCGATGGCAGCGCCAATTTCTACGCACCGCAGAGTTTCGTCGATCAACAGGGACGACGGATCATGGATGGTTGGATGGCTGCGCGAGGCGCGCAGCGAAACGGCTCAACTGAACGCAGGATGGTCAGGGGCAATGTCATTGCCGCGCCTGATCACTCTCCGCGCTGA